A portion of the Limibacter armeniacum genome contains these proteins:
- a CDS encoding zinc-binding alcohol dehydrogenase family protein — MKAIIFKNRKLEDKIDYNTPTLTKPTQILIKIKAAAVNPIDLQMFQGKNEARVLNSNILGRELSGTIEKVGESVKKFKTGDEVYLAVLDMGSNGAFAEYVVVEEEIVALKPSNISFLQAATIPVSYVTAWQVATRLNQPKTSSIFIFGASGSVGKALINLLHHFGYHNIKGTAGNEQSVEQLMKQKLKKENLIHYKSDNLSDEIIKANEGTLYDVVIDCIGNEMTEIGAKVLRREGLYIDITNMKTDNAAYTLFRKAAVIMNISRYSEPELFCKYGEILDSLSKLINVNDWYLQEFMDLGELSSDNLYEAFNLLETNRTKGKKVVLHPSYLLN; from the coding sequence ATGAAAGCTATAATCTTTAAAAATAGAAAGTTAGAAGACAAAATAGATTATAACACACCTACATTAACTAAACCAACTCAAATATTAATAAAGATAAAAGCAGCAGCAGTTAACCCTATTGATTTACAGATGTTTCAAGGGAAGAATGAAGCGAGGGTTTTAAATTCAAATATTTTAGGAAGAGAACTATCAGGTACGATTGAAAAGGTGGGTGAAAGTGTCAAAAAATTCAAGACGGGTGACGAGGTCTATTTAGCAGTTCTAGATATGGGAAGCAACGGAGCTTTCGCTGAATATGTAGTTGTGGAAGAGGAAATTGTAGCTCTTAAACCTTCAAATATTAGTTTTTTGCAAGCTGCTACGATACCAGTGTCATATGTTACAGCATGGCAGGTCGCCACAAGATTAAATCAACCTAAAACATCTTCTATATTTATCTTTGGTGCATCGGGAAGTGTTGGAAAAGCTTTAATTAATTTATTACATCATTTCGGCTATCATAACATCAAAGGAACTGCGGGTAATGAGCAAAGCGTTGAACAATTGATGAAACAAAAGCTCAAAAAAGAAAACTTAATCCATTATAAATCGGACAACTTAAGCGATGAAATCATTAAGGCTAACGAAGGGACGCTTTATGATGTTGTTATTGATTGTATTGGCAATGAAATGACAGAAATAGGTGCTAAAGTTTTAAGAAGGGAGGGATTATATATTGATATAACCAATATGAAAACAGATAACGCTGCTTACACGCTATTTCGAAAAGCAGCAGTTATAATGAATATTTCAAGATATTCAGAACCCGAATTATTCTGTAAGTATGGAGAAATATTAGATAGCCTTTCAAAACTTATAAATGTCAATGATTGGTATTTACAAGAATTTATGGATTTAGGAGAACTTTCCTCAGATAATCTGTACGAAGCATTTAACCTATTAGAGACAAACAGAACCAAAGGAAAAAAGGTTGTTTTACATCCTAGCTATTTATTGAATTAA
- a CDS encoding alpha/beta hydrolase-fold protein, whose translation MAKGLRTLLIIGLLIFLHQFVEAQENQKQLFLQRVGSVDSIYSNILSESRKFYIQIPSSFNSSKNQKYPVAFILDGEIFLPTVNDVQNYYSGGFTPEMVLVGIANDKNRIRDLTTSVISSKYGMPFNTKNGEADNFRKFIQTELIPYIESKYPVTNYRTLIGHSYGGLFTISTLIHQPNLFNNYLAIDPSLDWDNQKLLKEAQEQLTSQKYQGKALFMSLSGQLHMQNSKITLENVMRDTTDYTLFPRSNIAFSNLIKQNDESGLSFEWKFYPKDIHGTISFPSIMDGLISLFEWYQMENTDKINSFDTPKEELLAIIKYRENKLREHFGYSEPPYPEELLNMSGYMNMDMQQLEKAKMYFELAIEYYPESANAYDSMADYYEAQNDITNAIRFVQKAAEISDNEYYKKRIKK comes from the coding sequence ATGGCCAAAGGATTAAGAACATTATTGATAATTGGGCTCCTCATTTTTCTTCATCAATTTGTAGAAGCACAGGAAAATCAAAAGCAACTTTTTTTGCAAAGAGTGGGTAGTGTTGACAGTATTTACTCCAATATACTTAGTGAGTCAAGGAAGTTTTATATACAAATACCCTCCAGTTTTAACTCTTCGAAAAATCAAAAGTATCCGGTAGCATTTATTTTAGATGGTGAAATATTTCTCCCTACTGTAAATGATGTACAAAATTACTATAGCGGTGGTTTTACCCCTGAAATGGTTCTTGTGGGAATAGCTAATGATAAAAACAGAATTAGAGACTTAACAACTTCGGTTATAAGCTCGAAATATGGCATGCCTTTCAATACAAAAAATGGAGAGGCGGATAATTTCAGGAAATTCATACAGACGGAACTCATTCCCTATATTGAAAGCAAATATCCAGTGACCAATTATCGAACACTAATTGGTCATTCTTATGGCGGATTATTCACCATTTCCACATTAATTCATCAACCCAATTTATTTAATAACTATTTGGCAATCGACCCAAGTCTGGATTGGGATAACCAAAAACTATTGAAAGAGGCCCAAGAACAACTTACCAGTCAGAAATATCAAGGCAAAGCATTATTCATGTCATTGAGTGGGCAATTGCATATGCAGAATTCGAAAATAACTTTAGAAAATGTAATGAGGGACACAACAGACTATACCTTATTCCCACGTTCTAATATTGCATTTTCAAACTTGATCAAACAAAATGATGAAAGTGGATTGTCCTTTGAATGGAAATTTTACCCTAAAGACATACATGGAACCATTTCTTTCCCTTCAATTATGGACGGCTTGATTTCTCTTTTCGAATGGTACCAAATGGAAAATACTGATAAAATAAACTCATTCGATACACCCAAGGAAGAGCTGCTTGCCATAATAAAATATAGGGAAAATAAACTACGAGAACATTTCGGATATTCAGAGCCGCCCTACCCAGAAGAACTCTTGAACATGTCAGGCTATATGAATATGGATATGCAGCAACTTGAAAAAGCTAAAATGTACTTTGAACTTGCTATTGAATATTACCCAGAAAGTGCAAATGCGTATGATTCCATGGCAGATTACTATGAGGCACAAAATGATATTACGAATGCTATAAGATTTGTTCAAAAAGCCGCTGAAATAAGTGATAATGAGTACTATAAAAAAAGAATTAAAAAATAA
- a CDS encoding DUF7737 domain-containing protein: MRDLDLVVSVAHVGEVDPETSQSSIELRAAIARETAMLFKLSNVTVKESHILIEGTQGNYSLHLGSGMVHLQGGAAMNILPVHSQQRGKIFLPFVDEDPKTAEIISKMLLLAKDDKIQDPTILRQLANI, encoded by the coding sequence ATGCGTGACCTTGACCTTGTGGTTTCCGTAGCCCATGTTGGTGAAGTTGATCCGGAGACTAGTCAGTCATCAATCGAATTAAGAGCCGCTATTGCCCGTGAAACGGCAATGCTCTTCAAACTGTCCAATGTAACCGTGAAAGAAAGCCATATACTTATTGAGGGAACGCAAGGCAATTACTCCTTGCATTTGGGTAGTGGCATGGTTCACCTTCAAGGTGGTGCGGCCATGAATATCCTGCCTGTACATTCTCAACAAAGAGGAAAAATATTCCTGCCATTTGTGGATGAAGATCCAAAAACGGCCGAGATTATCTCTAAGATGTTATTACTCGCAAAGGATGATAAGATTCAAGATCCTACGATTTTGCGTCAGCTGGCTAATATATAA
- a CDS encoding response regulator transcription factor, protein MDKVLIIEDDHDISELLSIHLKDLGFDTDRVFDGKEGLVKALNETYRIIVLDIRLPGMDGFEICRQIRMEKIDTPIIMLTAKSEEIDKVLGLEIGADDYITKPFSIREFIARVKVISRRDFYASKPATTEKEEEEINLPNLSINLPKRIVKVYNEQVELSPKEFDLLVLLASNPGRTYTRIQLLNMVWGVEFEGFEHTVNSHINRLRSKIEKDMHAPEFILTTWGVGYKFKDID, encoded by the coding sequence ATGGATAAAGTATTGATCATAGAGGACGACCATGATATATCTGAATTGCTTTCCATTCACCTGAAAGACCTTGGGTTTGATACTGACAGGGTCTTTGATGGAAAGGAAGGACTTGTAAAAGCTTTAAATGAAACCTACCGCATCATCGTATTGGATATACGCCTGCCGGGTATGGATGGCTTTGAGATTTGTCGGCAGATCAGGATGGAAAAAATTGATACGCCCATCATTATGCTGACGGCCAAGTCTGAAGAGATAGATAAGGTGCTTGGACTGGAGATTGGTGCTGACGACTATATTACCAAACCTTTTAGCATCAGGGAATTTATTGCAAGGGTAAAAGTGATCTCAAGGCGTGATTTTTATGCGTCAAAGCCCGCTACCACTGAAAAGGAAGAAGAGGAAATCAACTTGCCGAACCTTTCTATCAACCTGCCAAAACGAATTGTCAAGGTGTACAATGAGCAGGTAGAACTTTCACCTAAAGAGTTTGACCTGCTGGTTTTGCTGGCGTCCAATCCGGGTCGTACCTATACCCGCATCCAGTTACTGAATATGGTTTGGGGTGTTGAGTTTGAAGGGTTTGAACATACCGTCAATTCCCATATCAACCGACTGCGCTCAAAGATTGAAAAAGATATGCATGCCCCTGAGTTTATTCTGACGACCTGGGGTGTTGGCTACAAATTCAAAGACATAGACTGA
- a CDS encoding sensor histidine kinase has product MAKRGKIFSTLYWQISAIFLLVLLVFGLVALRISVQSARNYAIEVNQKLNRELAAHTVQELKPFLNHGVINEKAIQDIMHSMMVINPSVEVYLLDPNGKILSYVAPKKVVKLETVSLAPVKTFLESDKGNIIYGDDPRNPGESKIFSAAKVIEDNQLMGYIYIVLASQEYVSVSEMVEGSYILALSIKTMVTILIVSALIGLILIWIITQKLNKITEGIRHFREGDLKSRITVKNNDELGKIGTAFNEMAATIEQNIEELKGVDKLRVELISNISHDLRTPISNIQGFAETLLIKQENISNEDRNRYLTIIFEGCERLKKLVNDLFELSKLQANQVKLNKEPFSVGELVHDVAHKYRLTSQKKGISINTIVAKNTPLVEADIYLIDRVLQNLIDNAIKFCEDGDTINIEVDSADMANVRLRIADTGTGIKSEMLPHIFERYYKGAEYKTSSGLGLAIVKNIIEQHHSDISVESTVGQGTVFTFTLPVANMAV; this is encoded by the coding sequence ATGGCAAAAAGAGGAAAAATTTTTTCAACATTGTATTGGCAGATTTCTGCCATCTTCCTGCTGGTGTTGCTGGTTTTCGGTTTGGTTGCTTTGCGGATTTCTGTACAGTCGGCTCGCAACTATGCCATTGAGGTCAACCAGAAACTGAACCGAGAACTGGCTGCCCATACGGTTCAGGAACTGAAACCTTTCCTCAATCATGGCGTGATCAACGAAAAAGCGATACAGGATATTATGCACTCCATGATGGTGATCAACCCCAGTGTTGAGGTCTATTTGCTTGACCCGAATGGAAAAATTTTGAGTTATGTTGCGCCAAAAAAAGTGGTAAAACTGGAAACGGTATCACTTGCACCTGTCAAAACATTTCTGGAAAGTGACAAGGGAAATATTATTTATGGAGATGATCCCCGCAATCCGGGTGAAAGCAAGATTTTTTCTGCCGCCAAAGTGATTGAGGACAACCAGCTGATGGGCTACATTTATATTGTACTGGCAAGTCAGGAATATGTTTCCGTCTCTGAAATGGTGGAAGGCAGTTATATTCTGGCACTCTCCATCAAGACGATGGTCACCATTCTGATTGTTTCTGCCCTGATTGGTCTGATACTGATCTGGATTATCACACAGAAACTCAACAAGATTACGGAAGGCATCAGGCATTTTCGGGAAGGTGACCTGAAGTCTCGCATTACCGTCAAGAACAATGACGAGTTGGGTAAGATCGGGACAGCCTTTAATGAGATGGCGGCAACCATCGAGCAGAATATCGAGGAACTGAAAGGGGTCGACAAACTTAGGGTTGAACTGATCAGTAATATTTCACACGACCTGCGTACTCCGATCTCCAATATTCAGGGATTTGCCGAGACACTGCTGATCAAGCAGGAAAATATCTCCAACGAAGACAGAAACCGCTACCTGACCATAATTTTTGAAGGGTGTGAGCGGCTGAAAAAACTGGTCAATGACCTGTTCGAACTCTCCAAACTGCAAGCCAATCAAGTCAAGCTGAACAAGGAGCCATTCTCAGTTGGTGAACTGGTTCACGATGTGGCTCATAAATATCGACTGACTTCTCAGAAAAAAGGAATCAGTATCAATACGATTGTGGCAAAGAATACCCCACTCGTGGAAGCTGATATTTACCTGATCGACCGTGTATTGCAAAACCTGATCGACAATGCCATCAAGTTTTGTGAGGATGGTGACACTATCAATATTGAAGTGGACTCAGCTGATATGGCCAATGTAAGGTTACGTATAGCAGATACCGGAACTGGCATCAAATCCGAGATGCTGCCCCATATTTTTGAGCGCTACTATAAAGGAGCAGAATACAAAACCTCTTCAGGACTTGGCTTGGCAATCGTCAAAAATATTATCGAGCAACATCACTCAGATATCTCAGTGGAAAGTACCGTAGGACAAGGAACCGTATTTACTTTTACTTTGCCTGTGGCAAATATGGCGGTATAA
- a CDS encoding spondin domain-containing protein, whose protein sequence is MKGISKFFFAASLLMLFTQCDDDDNGGNMPEISPVSYTVTIENIMPEKMFFQSGVFNMPVGSSEAGPATPGNSFTFSFHAGLGSKLSFATMYGASNDLFYAPDGEGIELYADDAPISGDITNQIMLWDAGTEVNEEPGAGPNQPANGGPEVGEDENGTVQTIDMINDGYSYPAVADNIKVMIANDGADMFTVTIENLSGSSTPLAPGTFVVHTAPNPLFEEGQMAANGIEQLAEDGNPAMTGEFLEANTGYVSPLAPGVWVIHESGTMPLFEESAADFGEGLEGLAEDGTPADLLNSVQTKDGVRQSGIFNTPNGAGNPGPLLPGNTYSFTFDAEEGDYLSFATMLVETNDLFYAPMEMGIDLASISTTVATDITSMVMLWDAGTEVNEFPGAGISQPLRLNGGLDENGNVMEVDDAYDYPTVENAIRVTITPSISEQ, encoded by the coding sequence ATGAAAGGAATAAGTAAGTTTTTCTTTGCTGCATCTCTTCTGATGCTTTTCACACAATGTGATGATGACGACAACGGCGGCAATATGCCCGAAATATCACCTGTAAGCTATACGGTCACCATCGAAAACATCATGCCTGAGAAGATGTTCTTTCAGTCGGGTGTCTTTAATATGCCAGTCGGCAGTTCGGAGGCTGGACCAGCCACACCCGGAAACAGTTTTACATTCTCCTTCCATGCAGGACTGGGCAGCAAACTTTCCTTTGCGACCATGTATGGAGCATCCAACGATCTCTTTTATGCACCTGACGGGGAAGGTATCGAACTGTATGCAGACGATGCACCGATCAGCGGTGACATTACAAACCAGATCATGCTTTGGGATGCCGGAACAGAAGTAAATGAAGAGCCAGGAGCAGGACCAAACCAGCCTGCCAATGGTGGGCCTGAAGTTGGGGAAGACGAAAACGGAACTGTGCAAACCATTGATATGATAAATGACGGCTACTCCTACCCTGCTGTAGCTGACAATATCAAGGTCATGATTGCCAACGACGGAGCGGACATGTTTACGGTGACTATTGAAAACCTGTCAGGAAGTTCCACGCCGCTTGCTCCGGGTACATTTGTGGTACATACCGCTCCCAACCCTCTTTTTGAGGAAGGACAAATGGCTGCCAACGGAATTGAACAGCTTGCGGAAGATGGTAACCCAGCTATGACTGGAGAGTTTTTGGAGGCAAACACAGGTTATGTTTCGCCATTGGCTCCGGGGGTCTGGGTAATTCACGAAAGTGGTACAATGCCTCTCTTTGAAGAAAGTGCCGCTGACTTTGGAGAAGGTCTTGAAGGACTGGCGGAAGACGGTACACCTGCTGATTTACTTAACAGTGTACAAACTAAGGATGGTGTAAGACAATCTGGTATCTTTAATACACCAAATGGTGCAGGGAATCCGGGTCCTCTACTACCTGGAAATACTTACTCATTCACTTTTGACGCAGAAGAAGGTGACTACCTAAGTTTTGCGACCATGCTAGTCGAGACCAATGACTTATTTTATGCTCCTATGGAAATGGGAATTGACCTAGCTTCTATTTCAACAACTGTTGCCACCGACATTACTTCAATGGTTATGCTTTGGGATGCTGGTACAGAAGTAAACGAGTTTCCTGGTGCAGGCATCTCTCAACCGCTCAGACTGAATGGAGGTTTGGATGAAAATGGAAATGTCATGGAAGTTGATGATGCTTACGACTACCCTACAGTTGAAAATGCGATCAGGGTGACCATAACTCCTTCCATATCCGAGCAATAA
- the msrB gene encoding peptide-methionine (R)-S-oxide reductase MsrB, translated as MKWLIRLNTIFVAMLLAFSIGVYAQDTRGSHNIAKVEKSAEEWQKELTPMEYKVLRQKGTERAFTGDLLENKQEGIYTCAGCGLPLFTSKAKFDSGTGWPSFYEPINKTNVLEETDKSFGWNRTEVICAKCDGHLGHVFEDGPQPTGLRYCVNSAALNFEKK; from the coding sequence ATGAAATGGCTCATCAGATTGAATACAATATTTGTAGCAATGCTTTTAGCATTTTCGATTGGTGTTTATGCACAAGATACCAGAGGCAGTCATAACATTGCAAAAGTGGAAAAATCTGCCGAGGAGTGGCAAAAGGAACTGACACCAATGGAGTACAAGGTTCTCAGACAAAAAGGAACTGAACGTGCTTTTACAGGCGACCTCCTCGAGAACAAGCAGGAAGGTATCTACACTTGTGCCGGATGTGGCTTGCCCCTGTTCACGTCGAAAGCCAAATTCGATTCAGGTACAGGATGGCCAAGTTTCTATGAGCCGATCAACAAAACCAATGTACTGGAAGAAACTGACAAAAGTTTTGGTTGGAACCGTACTGAAGTGATTTGCGCCAAATGCGACGGGCATCTGGGACATGTATTTGAGGATGGTCCCCAACCTACTGGGCTACGGTATTGTGTCAATTCTGCTGCCTTGAATTTTGAGAAGAAGTAA
- a CDS encoding efflux RND transporter periplasmic adaptor subunit, protein MNTEIKKYSYFILIITYCLTLLTACNHKDTSQTAQPPDIKVSVAEVQLTSAGNTLRLTGSILPSHMANLGFMVAGKVSKVMVKEGDRVKKGQTIATLDPTDYQSGKKVAAADLQEAEDQYKRLKQVYEQGSITEADWVKMQSAYEKAKAAYNVASKKVSDTRITSPINGYVAMKKVEGNEVVGQGTPLFSIVRTDPVKVKINIPETEISQVKVGQKVRVTLPSNDQIPATEGKISLLGKVATPPARTYNAEIEVANPDQQLQPGMIAVVDLFLESSSQRVSIPAQAVIRDAYGSSYVYVLDEKKMNVHKRIIEIGGVSGESLQILKGVKPGEKIITEGQSKLEEGTSVSLSKHTPKKG, encoded by the coding sequence ATGAATACTGAAATAAAGAAATATTCATATTTCATATTAATCATCACCTACTGTCTAACCCTCCTGACAGCTTGCAATCACAAAGACACCTCCCAAACAGCTCAGCCGCCTGACATAAAAGTCAGTGTAGCAGAGGTACAACTTACTTCCGCAGGAAACACACTTCGCCTGACGGGTTCAATCCTTCCCTCCCATATGGCGAACTTGGGGTTTATGGTTGCCGGAAAAGTTTCAAAAGTAATGGTTAAGGAAGGCGACCGAGTCAAAAAGGGACAAACAATCGCAACACTTGACCCTACTGATTATCAGTCTGGCAAAAAAGTGGCTGCGGCAGATTTACAAGAAGCAGAAGACCAGTACAAAAGACTCAAACAGGTTTATGAGCAAGGAAGTATCACAGAGGCGGATTGGGTCAAAATGCAATCCGCCTACGAAAAGGCAAAAGCCGCTTATAACGTTGCCTCCAAAAAAGTGAGCGACACCCGAATCACCTCCCCCATAAATGGCTATGTAGCCATGAAAAAGGTAGAAGGAAATGAGGTTGTTGGACAAGGCACACCACTTTTTTCCATTGTCAGGACTGACCCAGTCAAGGTTAAAATCAATATTCCAGAAACGGAAATTTCTCAAGTAAAAGTGGGACAAAAGGTACGGGTTACACTCCCTTCCAATGACCAAATCCCCGCTACTGAAGGCAAGATTTCCTTATTGGGAAAGGTTGCCACGCCTCCAGCCCGTACCTACAATGCTGAAATTGAGGTAGCCAATCCTGACCAGCAACTCCAACCTGGTATGATTGCCGTTGTTGACCTTTTTCTTGAAAGTTCCAGTCAGCGAGTTTCAATCCCTGCTCAGGCAGTAATCAGAGATGCTTATGGTTCTTCTTATGTCTATGTACTGGATGAGAAAAAGATGAATGTCCACAAGAGAATCATCGAAATTGGTGGTGTCAGTGGTGAAAGCCTGCAAATCCTGAAAGGTGTCAAACCTGGCGAAAAAATCATCACCGAAGGACAATCCAAACTGGAAGAAGGCACTTCTGTCTCACTGTCAAAACACACACCCAAAAAAGGGTAA
- a CDS encoding efflux RND transporter permease subunit — MRIVKGSMKYHQVTLVFTILALLAGVYALLEMPRRENPAMEIPQALVVSYYPGANNLQVEEQVTHKIEEYLFSFEEVRKEKTYSTSTEGRVIIVVELQKWVKDTDLFWSKLQHGLNVLYKTSLPSEATSPVVDSDFGDTVALLIAISSDSLDQTQLRQYVRLVEDALRELPQTSKIKRHGEQEEAIFVTSTSQQLVQYSGKDGLKIEDIIKVIRSQNTVQYAGELNIGEITLPLHTTNFYASEVELGNQQIFITPQGETVRLKDVANIKRGFKDPTYQVRVNDTNTILIAIEMQEGFNIVEFGDDVRAKVSEAESLFPTGVSTNIIVDQPTVVKESVNHFVREFFIAIVSVIIVTMLLLPFSVASIAAMAIPVTVALTFAALNFAGIELHQVSLAGLIIVLGMVVDDAIVIADNYVEKLDEGLSRWEAGWRSASDMFIPVLTATLTIIASFLPMSFLSGIVGEFIYSLPLAVAIALFSSFMVAMLLTPYLCYTFIKKGLSEGKGEDKPKRFSPLDAMQSGYDSIIDWAFKRPKTIVLLAILVVMLGGSFKLFVKEKFFPAAERNQFVVELTLPEGSSFSKTDQAVKKIEKALSAEDDVTSYASFIGGSAPRFYYNLEPEVPADNFAQLMVNTISEEATSTLSEKLSSQLSNDVPEGNIEVKILQQGMPLKSQVEVRISGNNIQRLKQLGEQVVEIMKNTSGSKRVRTNFRDDLLSLKIDIQDEVANQLGITRGVVGMYTAIGFRGYPVTELWENETPVDVIFRLEKTSRNTFEDVSDLYVASPVTGGVVPLRAIANLEPEWQTGRIVHRNGLRTITIGCETEGALPADVLASIRPDVEKIQLPKGYKMTYGGEYESQEETFSEMVVALSISLILIFVILLFQFRNIAETLIVMAAIPLSLLGAFTGLILTGNPFGFTSFLGLISLSGVVVRNSIILVDHADELVRDHGMSTKEAALEAGKRRLRPIFLTTMAAAVGVLPMIISGSPLWSPLASVIAVGLIFSMFMTLIAVPILYMLFIKNEPADTSSIPTQTQ, encoded by the coding sequence ATGCGAATTGTAAAAGGATCCATGAAGTACCATCAGGTCACGTTGGTATTTACCATATTGGCGCTGCTGGCTGGAGTCTATGCACTGCTGGAAATGCCTCGACGTGAAAACCCTGCCATGGAAATTCCACAGGCATTGGTCGTCTCCTATTACCCCGGAGCCAATAACCTGCAAGTTGAAGAACAAGTCACCCACAAAATCGAGGAATACCTCTTCAGCTTTGAAGAAGTCAGGAAAGAAAAAACCTATTCCACCTCCACAGAAGGAAGGGTTATCATTGTTGTCGAGCTTCAGAAATGGGTAAAGGATACAGACCTGTTCTGGAGCAAACTGCAACACGGGCTGAACGTCCTCTACAAAACCTCACTCCCATCAGAGGCTACGTCTCCTGTTGTAGACTCGGATTTTGGAGACACCGTCGCCTTACTCATTGCCATTTCATCAGACAGTCTTGACCAAACACAGTTGAGGCAGTATGTAAGGCTTGTAGAAGATGCACTCCGAGAACTGCCCCAAACCTCTAAAATCAAACGGCATGGTGAGCAGGAAGAAGCCATTTTTGTCACCTCCACTTCTCAGCAGTTGGTACAGTACAGCGGAAAAGATGGATTGAAAATAGAGGATATCATCAAGGTTATTCGTTCTCAGAACACTGTACAATATGCAGGAGAGTTGAATATTGGAGAGATTACCCTGCCTCTACATACTACCAATTTTTATGCTTCAGAAGTCGAGTTGGGTAACCAACAAATATTTATCACGCCTCAGGGAGAAACCGTCAGGCTCAAAGATGTTGCCAATATCAAAAGGGGATTCAAGGACCCAACCTATCAGGTAAGGGTCAATGACACAAACACGATCCTGATTGCTATCGAGATGCAGGAAGGTTTCAATATTGTAGAGTTTGGAGATGATGTAAGGGCTAAAGTTTCAGAAGCTGAAAGCCTTTTCCCTACAGGAGTTTCCACCAATATTATTGTCGATCAGCCTACTGTCGTCAAAGAAAGTGTCAACCATTTTGTCCGTGAGTTTTTCATTGCCATTGTATCGGTTATTATCGTAACAATGCTGCTACTGCCATTCAGTGTTGCCTCCATTGCTGCAATGGCTATTCCAGTAACAGTAGCACTTACCTTTGCCGCACTCAACTTTGCCGGAATTGAATTGCATCAGGTTTCATTAGCAGGTTTGATTATCGTACTAGGTATGGTCGTGGACGATGCCATTGTCATTGCCGATAATTATGTGGAAAAACTGGATGAGGGGTTAAGCCGATGGGAAGCAGGTTGGCGCAGTGCCTCAGATATGTTTATTCCAGTACTGACAGCGACCCTTACGATTATCGCATCCTTTTTACCGATGTCTTTCCTTTCAGGCATTGTCGGAGAGTTTATCTATTCGCTCCCTTTGGCAGTAGCGATTGCCCTTTTCAGCTCCTTTATGGTTGCCATGCTACTGACTCCCTACCTATGCTATACTTTTATCAAAAAGGGACTTTCTGAAGGAAAAGGTGAAGACAAGCCAAAGCGGTTTTCCCCATTAGATGCCATGCAAAGCGGATATGACAGTATCATTGATTGGGCATTTAAACGTCCTAAAACCATTGTGTTGCTTGCCATACTTGTCGTGATGCTGGGCGGAAGTTTTAAGCTGTTTGTCAAAGAAAAGTTTTTCCCTGCTGCTGAACGAAACCAGTTTGTAGTGGAACTTACCTTACCGGAAGGCAGCAGTTTCAGTAAGACTGATCAAGCCGTCAAGAAAATCGAAAAAGCCCTTTCTGCTGAAGATGATGTTACCAGTTATGCCTCTTTTATTGGGGGTAGTGCTCCTCGATTTTACTATAACCTTGAACCTGAAGTTCCTGCTGATAATTTTGCCCAACTGATGGTCAATACTATCTCTGAGGAAGCCACTTCGACCTTATCTGAGAAACTCTCTTCCCAATTGTCCAATGATGTTCCCGAAGGAAATATAGAAGTTAAAATCCTTCAGCAAGGCATGCCACTTAAAAGTCAGGTGGAAGTGCGCATCAGTGGAAACAATATACAGAGACTGAAGCAACTTGGAGAACAGGTAGTTGAAATCATGAAAAATACCTCCGGCTCCAAACGGGTCAGGACCAACTTCAGAGATGACCTGCTCTCCTTGAAGATCGATATCCAAGATGAAGTCGCTAACCAGCTGGGTATTACAAGGGGTGTTGTCGGGATGTACACTGCCATTGGTTTTAGGGGCTATCCGGTAACCGAACTATGGGAAAACGAGACACCTGTAGACGTAATATTCAGGTTGGAGAAAACCAGTAGAAACACCTTCGAAGACGTTTCGGACCTGTATGTAGCCTCACCCGTTACAGGAGGAGTGGTACCTTTGCGGGCAATTGCCAACCTGGAACCTGAATGGCAAACCGGAAGGATAGTTCACAGAAATGGACTCCGAACCATCACCATTGGGTGTGAAACAGAAGGAGCTTTACCCGCTGACGTATTGGCAAGTATACGACCTGACGTGGAAAAAATTCAGCTTCCTAAAGGTTATAAGATGACCTATGGCGGAGAGTATGAAAGTCAGGAAGAAACTTTCTCCGAGATGGTTGTAGCTCTCAGCATCAGCCTGATCCTGATTTTTGTGATTCTGCTTTTTCAGTTCCGGAATATTGCCGAAACACTGATTGTGATGGCAGCCATCCCGCTCAGCCTGCTTGGAGCTTTTACTGGGTTAATATTGACAGGCAACCCTTTTGGCTTTACTTCTTTTTTGGGATTGATCAGCCTGTCAGGTGTGGTAGTGCGCAACTCCATCATTCTGGTAGACCATGCAGATGAACTCGTCAGGGATCATGGCATGTCCACAAAAGAAGCTGCCTTGGAAGCAGGCAAAAGAAGACTACGTCCCATCTTTCTTACCACGATGGCTGCTGCCGTTGGAGTCTTGCCTATGATCATCTCCGGTTCTCCACTTTGGTCTCCATTGGCAAGTGTTATTGCTGTTGGATTAATTTTCTCCATGTTTATGACACTGATCGCTGTGCCTATTCTTTATATGCTTTTTATTAAAAATGAACCTGCCGATACCAGTTCTATCCCTACCCAAACCCAATGA